A genomic window from Tolypothrix sp. PCC 7910 includes:
- the psb34 gene encoding photosystem II assembly protein Psb34 — protein sequence MYTTINEDGILNNYANEPQIYYADYPSNEAQRSYSFQAGVATLLVTALVLVAFGVS from the coding sequence ATGTACACAACCATTAACGAAGACGGCATTCTCAACAACTATGCAAATGAACCCCAAATCTACTATGCAGACTATCCCTCAAATGAGGCACAACGTAGTTATAGTTTCCAGGCTGGAGTAGCTACTTTATTAGTCACTGCATTAGTTTTGGTTGCTTTCGGCGTTAGCTAA